The region GCTTCAAGCACCTCTCGACCGGGTAGTCGCCGAACTTCCCACAGGGCTTGCAGCCGACAAAGTGAGTCACCAATGGCCACCGGTGATCGCCAAGACCAGGGTGGTAGTTCTCCATCATCTCCTCAAACCTATCCACCAAAATCCCCCAGTAGCCATGTAAATAGTATGCACTCTCAAGATAAACCTTGTCTGCCCACTTATCCTTTTCTTTCACCAAGAGATAAACGATAGCCGATTGATCATCAGCTTCAAATGGAGGCCTGTCCTTGAGCTCTCTGGCCAGCATCTTCCCGGCTTCTTCCCGGACCTTCAATGGCCCCATCGGAGCCCAAGCATCAAGAATGTCCAAAGACCACTGGCAATTCCTCAGCAAGAAACTCCCAGTGTTCAACCCAATCCAATTCTTCTGGCCATACACCATATGGTCCCAACCATGCATCACAAAGTTGCTGTCTCTGTACCTCTCCCAGGGGATTTCAAATGCCATGTCTGTAAACATAGCATCGCTGTCCATCCACCATAGGAACTCAATATCAGGGTGTGAAATCAAAAGCTTCCTTATCAATGGAAGCTTGGCCCAAAACCCTGCCATTTCTGCATCAAGCAAGGCCATATTGTAGAAGATTTCAATCCCATGGAGCCTACAGTAATCAATCTTGTTCTTTAATGCCTTCAATAAGTAGTGATCACCAACCGGGTTTTCACACGGTTTGGGCGAAGACCCGGTGGCCAACAAGACCCGGGGCTTGTCGGGTCTGAGAAAGTTCGGGCAATTAGGGTTTTTCTTCAGCCACCGAGCTCGTCTCTCGTCCCAATCCGAGATCTTGGGTCCAAGGGTGTAGGGTCTATTCGGGTCAGATCTTTCAGGCTCCTCGTCTTCGTCTATCCAGATCGTTTTGATGTCAACATCGCCGTAGCTCCTCTTCTCCTCGGCGGCGGCTCCGGCTCCGGCTCCGGCCTCTTCCAGCACCCGGCGAGGCTCTGCCTGCCGCCGGGAGAAACGGTTGCGAATCTCGCGGAAATCCTGCTGCGGCGTGCCGAACTTGCCTGCGCCGAGGTAGCCGCGGATGACGACCACCGTGAGGGCCAGGCAGAGGAGAGTGAGCTTGCCGTTGCGGAGGAGTCGCTTCACCTTCAGAAGCCGGCGACCTCCGAAGCACCGCTCCAGCATTTTCCGGCTCCAGCGAGTTCTCGAATGCCGAAGTAGACACAGCACCGGTGAACCTCCGTGGAACAGAAGTTGGTTGGATTGGAGATCCGTGAGATTGCGATTTGGATTCGATTGGATTGCTGCTGAATTCgtgttttacttttatttttctcttttgtgtgtgcgtgcgtgtgtgtgtgtttgtgagagagagagagagagagaatccgGCGCCGGGGGAGGGAGAGAATTGATTGATTCAACGACCGGCAGACAAATTAGGGAAGGAAATTTCAGAATTCGTTTGTTGTTTGGTTTTCCGGCAAAGAAGggaataaaatcaaatttattttcttctgtAACTTTATTTCAAAAAACCGTTAATGTTAGTTATTGGGACAGCTGTTTCTGAACTTATAAATAGCGGTTAGCGTAAGTCGCACATTTTCAGGGGCACATTTGTAATTCTCAATTCTCCATCGCCGTTTGTGACTCTGCCAGGCTCTTCAAGCTTCCAGCAATCACCAGAGATCTCCGATATGGtaatccctctctctctctctctctctgaatatGGGAattcatgtgtgtgtgtgttatttgATCGACCGATCTCGGATATCTGTGATTCTCGTTCGTCCTTCCGCATTTCGTTAGGGTTTGAGCAATTTCAGTTTCACCGATCCAATGTTCAAAGATCTCATACAAAACCTGCCTGAGATTTTACATCACATGCATATGTTGGCATTTGTTTGCCGAGGTTTTGCTTAGGTTCTGGCAGTTTTTCCTTTCCTGTTTGGTTGCCGAGAAAAGTGGGCCAAGTAAAGGCATTACTCCTCTCTGGAACTAGTAATTTGTCGGGGTACAGGAAAATGAATCAAAAACTTTTTGGTTTTTGTGACAAatgcttattctttttctttttggtctgTTTTCTTTCCGTATCCTTTCCCTTCCACAGGTCCTATTTATAAAACTAGTGTACAACCTCAGATTTTTCTCTTTGATTGCTGGGGAATGAAGAATAACTAGTCTTGCTTTGTAGGTGAGTTAATTGTGTTATCATCTGTTTAATAGAAAACCAGAGAAACTTGAAAATTAGATTAATGTTTTATTGTTGTTGATATTGGTGCTTTTATTTCACTCCAAAAAATTAGTTGTTAAGAGTGTTTGGGATGGAGTGGCAACAACTGCCCATGCTAGCATGAACAATCGTTTGGCCTTAGGGATGACAACAAATTTTTGGGGTGCTGACCCGCAATAAgataaaggttttttttttttggatattttatggCTATTTGTAAAGTTAGGGTTTTTGcccatatatattttctctgtGCTATAGTTTTAGATAGTAAAATCTAACTGTTCTCTTTCTGTAGGCTTAAGCAAGctatcaaatcatgtaaatctTGCTTGATTTgtgttcttttttcttgtgtgtGAGTCTTTGGTTTaatcatctttttctttgttcaaaTCTTGTACTATTTATGTTACTATTGGCATTGAAACAAGGATTGGTGTTAAATTGTAGTGTGATTTTATATTGTTAGTCTACTTCTAACTTAGTGAGGGCAAGCCTTGACAACAAGGATAAGGTTGCTTTTTCAGGATTGTAAGATCACAGGTGTTGGAGATGTAGAGCCTGATGTGATTTATGACACCTATGCAGACTCGGTACGGGCCTGAAACCAAAATAGGCCCAAATTAAGAGTTTTATTTTTGCGCTAGTCTTCATGTATAAATATGTGGGTATAATCCTTGTAATtgtaacattttcaaaatagtgAAAGAAACCCTAGTGCAACTGTGGACATAAGCAAGTATAATCCTTGCTTGATTTGTTCCCTAACAACAAGTTCAGTTGTGATTGCAAAGCAAGGGTAATGTTGTCTACAAAAACTACCCTCCTCGAATCCTCGCAAAGAGAGGAGCATTGTGCACTAGAACTTAGTGGGATTAAAGATGTGGCATTATGTTGCGTTTGCCTGATTTTGTAACATAACCTGCGGAGCTGGAGGGATGTGGAAATATTTACCACCATTACAGCAGGAGGATGGTGTGAAATAGATGTATGTGAGATGACAGGTTGAAGTCTTCTCAGAAGGATGTTGGTCATAGAGACAATGGTGGGTAAATGGAGAAAGGGGGACAAAGAATCAGACCAACTAGAAGCACAGAAGGGACAAACAGAGTCTTGTATAAATGGAAGAGATCTAAATCTTTGAAGTGTCCATGGCTTCACTGTTAATTGGGAAAACTTGACCTAGAaggttgtctttttttttttctttaaatgaCCTAGACGGTTGTCCCTTACTTGTACAACATCACTTGCCTCGGGGAGAAGTGGACATCCTTGCTATTCTTTTCAATTGAAGAAAAAGCCACTGGAACTCTTTGGTTAGAAAAGTAATGTGGAATTtggattattaaattttgacgTTTGATATTAggattttaagttttatttgaattttggcatttaaattttagatttagatttaatatttttaacttttattcaGATAATTATAACTAGGGTAATTATCTTTTAGTTGGGATTTCAGCATTATATTGGCTTGTGATGTAATCAGAGATTAAGCTTTTGGTTGATATTGAATACAAattgatgtgtgtgtgtgtgtgtctctctctctctctcactcactcaggtcttcttctcttcttaaactacttcttcttccctaattcttctcctctttttcAATCTTTCACAAGATTCTGGCTGTCCTGCTTCAAAAGTGCATGAGAGGTTCTCTAATTGTTTTATGGTGATTGGATCCAGACCTCTCTCCTCCTGTGAAGCTGCAAAATCTCAATTTAAGTTGCTTGTAATCCCCTCAAAATTCACGAGCACAGGCATCTGATCTCTAGAACTAAATTACTTCTATGGCCAATTCCTGAAGTGTCCTTGCATCCCCGTGTCTTCATAATGTCTcattaatttcaataaaaatgaaCTATCATGTGTGGACGCTTTCACTATTCTCTTGCAAGGATGAATGAATTATATTGCAGAAGGAAATTCCCCGAGTCCCcctcctttctctttttcttcatacCTCCAAATACCTATACTTGTTAGCAGATTTGCTGATATAATGTTGTGTTGAATAGTGTCTTGCTTCCCTAATTGCAAGATGTTGAGTAGGTGGAACAAGTTGCACCTGGACTACCTCCTTGATCTGATTTGGTTGAGCTTGTGCTACTGATAAAGTTTTCCAATTGATAAGAAGGAGCTGTCCCTCTGCAATATATTTTATAAGAAGCAGCTGGATAATCTGTGTTGTATATGTAATATCATATTCTATTAGCGTTTAGCTTAGTACTCACTCAATGTAAAATGGCAGGATGGGTATGATGCAGATGATCCGAAACAGAGTGCAGCTGATATGACAGTATTTGTGAGTTTTGTACCATAAGAAAATGCATAGCTTTATCTTTCTTGCCTATTCTTTCTAAGAATG is a window of Diospyros lotus cultivar Yz01 chromosome 10, ASM1463336v1, whole genome shotgun sequence DNA encoding:
- the LOC127811006 gene encoding xyloglucan 6-xylosyltransferase 2-like, coding for MLERCFGGRRLLKVKRLLRNGKLTLLCLALTVVVIRGYLGAGKFGTPQQDFREIRNRFSRRQAEPRRVLEEAGAGAGAAAEEKRSYGDVDIKTIWIDEDEEPERSDPNRPYTLGPKISDWDERRARWLKKNPNCPNFLRPDKPRVLLATGSSPKPCENPVGDHYLLKALKNKIDYCRLHGIEIFYNMALLDAEMAGFWAKLPLIRKLLISHPDIEFLWWMDSDAMFTDMAFEIPWERYRDSNFVMHGWDHMVYGQKNWIGLNTGSFLLRNCQWSLDILDAWAPMGPLKVREEAGKMLARELKDRPPFEADDQSAIVYLLVKEKDKWADKVYLESAYYLHGYWGILVDRFEEMMENYHPGLGDHRWPLVTHFVGCKPCGKFGDYPVERCLKQMDRAFNFADNQVLQIYGFMHKSLDNRKVKRTRNETDKPLEIKDKFGLIHPAFKAVKVSSS